A region of Elusimicrobiota bacterium DNA encodes the following proteins:
- a CDS encoding type II and III secretion system protein, with the protein MLRQLSGRLSLSLALLLGGAQLWAQPEDSLVAVSADIVELSGSKDVSTGFTWGPLQSGINFAEKEIPGIYKIGDFARQTALQASLKMLETEGKAQLLSNPKVIVQAQSQANFVVGGEQPYPVTGATGSVGVELKKYGVILNIMPVINPNKKDTIRAELQLEVSNPDYSKPVQVGNTTVPSFVTRQIQTSVEIKSGETLVLGGLKSSTKNVTKTRVPYIGRIPILGLLFTSSSVVETQSSLFLFITMEIVK; encoded by the coding sequence ATGCTGAGACAACTGTCAGGGCGTCTGTCGCTTTCGCTGGCGCTGCTTTTGGGCGGCGCGCAGCTCTGGGCCCAGCCCGAGGATTCCCTCGTGGCGGTCTCGGCGGATATCGTGGAGCTTTCCGGCTCCAAGGATGTGTCCACGGGTTTCACATGGGGACCTTTGCAGAGCGGCATCAACTTCGCGGAGAAGGAGATCCCCGGCATATACAAGATCGGGGACTTCGCCCGGCAGACCGCCTTGCAGGCCTCGCTGAAGATGCTGGAGACCGAAGGCAAGGCGCAGCTGCTCTCCAATCCCAAGGTCATCGTGCAGGCCCAATCGCAGGCCAACTTCGTGGTCGGCGGCGAGCAGCCCTATCCGGTGACCGGGGCCACGGGCAGCGTGGGAGTCGAGCTCAAGAAGTACGGGGTCATCCTCAACATCATGCCGGTCATCAACCCGAACAAGAAGGACACCATCCGCGCGGAGCTGCAGCTGGAGGTCTCCAACCCGGACTACTCCAAGCCCGTGCAGGTGGGCAACACCACGGTGCCGTCCTTCGTCACCCGCCAGATCCAGACCTCGGTCGAGATCAAGAGCGGCGAGACGCTGGTCTTGGGGGGCCTGAAGTCGAGCACCAAGAACGTGACCAAGACGCGCGTACCCTATATAGGCCGGATCCCGATTCTGGGACTGCTCTTCACCAGCTCGAGCGTCGTGGAGACGCAGTCCTCGCTGTTCCTGTTCATCACCATGGAGATCGTCAAATAA
- the cpaB gene encoding Flp pilus assembly protein CpaB, producing the protein MEKKGILVPMVLAMGAAIFYLMVLTSKERALSSAYETGQVLVARVDIPERTVLKEEMAEPMQVPRKFMEQDAFEVKTPADIKLIANLVTRVRVPKGNQICQSALISLSPEAGLSVKIPPGYRGAILGIENELKPLIKPGDRVDVLVTFEAVMADGRKERVTATILQNVLVIAVGTNLGQGMNAKQAKVATDKEDKTAAFSEKAMIALALNPNEAQYLSLAMKQGDTTVVLRGLGDVEMHPMEMASFRKLFK; encoded by the coding sequence ATGGAAAAGAAAGGGATATTGGTGCCGATGGTGCTGGCCATGGGGGCCGCCATCTTCTACTTGATGGTGCTCACGAGCAAGGAGCGGGCGCTTTCCTCGGCCTATGAAACCGGCCAGGTCCTGGTCGCCCGCGTGGACATCCCGGAGCGCACCGTGCTCAAGGAGGAGATGGCCGAGCCGATGCAGGTCCCGCGCAAGTTCATGGAGCAGGACGCCTTCGAGGTCAAGACTCCGGCCGACATCAAGCTCATCGCCAACCTGGTCACCCGGGTGCGTGTCCCCAAGGGCAACCAGATCTGCCAGTCGGCGCTGATCTCCCTGTCTCCCGAGGCCGGCCTGAGCGTCAAGATCCCGCCGGGCTATCGCGGCGCCATCCTGGGCATCGAGAACGAGCTCAAGCCCCTCATCAAGCCGGGCGACCGCGTGGACGTCCTGGTGACCTTCGAGGCCGTGATGGCGGACGGCCGCAAGGAGCGGGTGACGGCGACCATCCTGCAGAACGTCCTGGTCATCGCGGTGGGGACGAACCTCGGCCAGGGGATGAACGCCAAGCAGGCCAAGGTCGCCACGGACAAGGAGGACAAGACCGCGGCCTTCTCGGAGAAGGCCATGATCGCGCTGGCGCTCAACCCCAACGAGGCGCAGTACCTGTCCTTGGCCATGAAGCAGGGCGACACGACCGTGGTCCTGCGGGGTCTGGGCGACGTGGAGATGCATCCGATGGAGATGGCGAGTTTCCGCAAGCTGTTCAAGTAG
- a CDS encoding pilus assembly protein — protein MEMLLVLPIFLTIVFTIMEMGYMSFQMILLNHATYEVARIGAMTQCLSSGTVLPDCGRLVPLMKRILQSATVSCTLDYHSFQDTQAQVTNADLVVTGSNPIKFVFPLSSILMSSPILCPQGPGGGWCTISAEVRMPIERPLAF, from the coding sequence GTGGAGATGCTCCTCGTCCTGCCTATTTTCCTGACCATCGTCTTCACGATCATGGAGATGGGCTACATGTCGTTCCAGATGATCCTGCTCAACCACGCCACCTACGAGGTGGCCCGCATCGGGGCCATGACCCAATGCCTCTCCAGCGGCACGGTGTTGCCTGACTGCGGCCGCTTGGTGCCTCTGATGAAACGCATCCTCCAGTCCGCGACCGTGTCCTGCACCTTGGACTACCACTCCTTCCAGGACACTCAGGCGCAGGTCACCAACGCAGACCTCGTGGTGACGGGAAGCAACCCGATCAAGTTCGTCTTCCCGTTGAGCAGCATCCTGATGTCGTCGCCGATCCTCTGCCCGCAGGGGCCGGGCGGGGGCTGGTGCACAATCTCGGCGGAGGTGCGCATGCCCATCGAGAGGCCTCTGGCCTTCTGA
- a CDS encoding PorV/PorQ family protein, protein MRLGITALLACVWLLGGPAAAWAISDQAGTSGAQFMELQQGSARAQALGKAYVALAEGADALTWNPAGLALTQQKELVYSYLRYVQDTDSPLYLGYAHPMGRTVWGANIAYMSVSGFDVRDANGVPQTGENINVRDGFGSIGMARSFWYEKLFLGGAVRLVHEDLASRVHDTVVGDFGVLLKPNSVLTLGFAVQNFGTNKENVPATTRGGAALRLGDFFNIGLELNEASDSGAHFGVGGEFMLPEQYLDVGQVTFRAGYYNADTLGQSFDGTLKNLRMDRTAGLSFGFGLFTSRAFGYGIALDYAYVPYGALGTVDQFSFKVKF, encoded by the coding sequence ATGAGACTCGGGATAACGGCCCTGCTCGCATGCGTCTGGCTGCTCGGCGGCCCGGCCGCGGCTTGGGCCATCTCCGATCAAGCCGGCACCAGCGGCGCCCAGTTCATGGAGCTCCAGCAGGGCTCGGCGCGGGCCCAGGCCCTGGGCAAGGCCTACGTGGCCTTGGCCGAGGGCGCCGACGCCTTGACCTGGAACCCCGCCGGCTTGGCCCTGACCCAGCAGAAGGAGTTGGTCTACTCCTACCTGCGCTACGTCCAGGACACGGACTCGCCCCTCTATCTGGGCTACGCCCATCCCATGGGCCGCACGGTCTGGGGCGCCAACATCGCCTACATGAGCGTATCGGGCTTCGACGTGCGCGACGCCAACGGCGTACCCCAGACCGGCGAGAACATCAATGTGCGCGACGGATTCGGCTCCATCGGCATGGCGCGGTCGTTCTGGTACGAGAAGCTGTTCCTGGGCGGCGCGGTGCGCTTGGTCCATGAGGACCTCGCCAGCCGCGTGCACGACACGGTCGTCGGCGATTTCGGCGTCCTGCTCAAGCCCAACAGCGTGCTGACCTTGGGATTCGCGGTGCAGAACTTCGGGACCAACAAGGAGAACGTCCCCGCCACGACGCGGGGCGGGGCGGCCCTGCGGCTGGGAGACTTCTTCAATATCGGCCTGGAGCTCAATGAGGCCTCCGACTCGGGAGCCCATTTCGGCGTGGGCGGGGAATTCATGCTCCCCGAGCAGTATCTCGACGTCGGGCAGGTCACGTTCCGGGCGGGGTACTACAACGCGGACACCCTGGGCCAGAGCTTCGACGGCACGCTCAAGAACCTGCGCATGGACCGGACCGCCGGTCTTTCCTTCGGTTTCGGGCTGTTCACCTCGCGGGCCTTCGGGTACGGCATCGCCCTGGACTATGCCTACGTCCCTTACGGAGCTCTCGGCACCGTCGACCAATTCTCCTTTAAGGTCAAGTTTTAA